A window of Gasterosteus aculeatus chromosome 9, fGasAcu3.hap1.1, whole genome shotgun sequence contains these coding sequences:
- the LOC120825371 gene encoding neuronal acetylcholine receptor subunit beta-2 has translation MSANTVLLLFILSQTGSRAENAEERLVNYLLGPERYNKLIRPAVNKSQQVTISIQVSLSQLISVNEREQIMTTNLWLFQEWNDYRLRWDPAKYEGIKKLRIPSKHIWLPDIVLYNNADGVYEVSFYCNAVVSNTGDIFWLPPAIYKSACAIEVQNFPFDQQNCTLKFRSWTYDHTELDLMLTSDFASRDDFTPSGEWDIVSLPARKNEDPNDITYLDISYDFVIKRKPLFYTINLIIPCVLITSLAILVFYLPSDCGEKMTLCISVLLALTVFLLLISKIVPPTSLAVPLIGKYLMFTMVLVTFSIVTSVCVLNVHHRSPSTHHMPDWVKRLFLVRLPNFLFMRRPGPSNIRDKLCRKYANRSAVGKNNAQGGTDKKQYSNIRLGGIRTDADSFYVNEDLAHKFCWKVDDVPDGGGGFSDFRRPSADQWDADVEEAVDGVRYIAEHMRTEDDDEGIIEDWKYVAMVIDRLFLWIFILVCLVGTLGLFMQPLFQSYNVPTADDAEYGDF, from the exons ATGTCTGCCAACACGGTTCTCCTGCTCTTCATTCTCTCGCAAACAG GCAGCAGGGCAGAGAATGCAGAGGAGAGGCTGGTGAACTACCTGCTGGGTCCAGAGCGCTACAACAAACTGATCAGACCGGCTGTCAATAAGAGCCAACAGGTCACCATTTCCATACAGGTGTCTTTGTCGCAGCTCATCAGCGTC AACGAGAGAGAACAGATAATGACTACTAACTTGTGGCTGTTTCAG GAGTGGAATGACTACAGGCTTCGATGGGACCCAGCTAAATACGAAGGCATCAAGAAACTACGAATTCCATCCAAACACATCTGGCTCCCTGATATAGTGCTCTACAACAA TGCTGACGGTGTGTACGAGGTTTCCTTCTACTGCAACGCTGTGGTCTCCAACACGGGCGACATCTTCTGGCTCCCGCCAGCCATCTACAAGTCGGCCTGCGCCATCGAGGTGCAGAACTTCCCCTTCGACCAGCAGAACTGCACTCTCAAGTTCCGCTCGTGGACTTACGACCACACCGAACTCGACCTGATGCTCACGAGCGACTTCGCCAGCCGCGACGACTTCACGCCCAGCGGCGAGTGGGACATCGTCTCGCTCCCCGCGCGGAAAAACGAGGACCCCAATGACATCACCTACTTGGATATATCCTATGATTTTGTGATCAAGCGGAAGCCGCTGTTTTACACCATTAACCTGATCATCCCGTGCGTGCTGATCACGTCGCTGGCCATCCTGGTGTTCTACCTGCCGTCCGATTGCGGGGAGAAGATGACGTTGTGCATCTCTGTGCTGCTGGCTCTCACTGTGTTCCTGCTGCTTATATCAAAGATAGTGCCGCCGACTTCTCTCGCAGTGCCACTCATAG GTAAATACTTGATGTTCACCATGGTGCTGGTCACGTTTTCCATTGTGACCAGCGTCTGTGTCCTCAATGTGCATCATCGCTCCCCGTCTACCCACCACATGCCCGACTGGGTCAAACGCCTCTTCTTAGTCCGCCTCCCCAACTTCCTCTTCATGAGGCGTCCGGGACCTTCCAACATCCGGGATAAACTCTGCAGGAAGTACGCAAACCGGAGTGCGGTCGGGAAAAACAACGCCCAGGGCGGAACAGACAAGAAGCAGTATTCAAACATCAGACTCGGCGGCATCCGAACAGACGCCGACTCTTTCTACGTGAATGAGGACTTGGCACACAAGTTTTGCTGGAAAGTGGACGACGTCCCAGATGGGGGTGGTGGGTTTTCAGACTTCCGGAGGCCTTCGGCTGATCAGTGGGACGCAGATGTGGAGGAGGCAGTAGACGGAGTGAGATACATCGCTGAACATATGAGGACAGAAGATGACGATGAAGGG ATCATAGAGGACTGGAAGTACGTAGCCATGGTGATAGACCGGCTGTTCCTGTGGATCTTCATCCTGGTGTGTCTGGTGGGAACGCTGGGGCTCTTCATGCAGCCGCTGTTCCAGAGCTATAACGTACCCACAGCTGATGACGCCGA gTATGGAGATTTCTAA